One genomic window of Gallaecimonas sp. GXIMD4217 includes the following:
- the smpB gene encoding SsrA-binding protein SmpB has translation MTKKKALKGGDNTIALNKRARHDYFIEETFEAGLSLQGWEVKSLRAGKGNISESYVILKNGEAFLVGAQIQPLSAASTHVVADPTRTRKLLLNKRELERLYGQVEQKGKTVVALKLYWSRAWVKASIGIATGKKSHDKRADIKDRDWQREKARVMKRG, from the coding sequence ATGACCAAGAAGAAAGCGCTTAAAGGGGGCGACAACACCATCGCCCTCAACAAACGTGCCCGCCACGACTACTTCATCGAAGAAACCTTCGAGGCCGGTCTGAGCCTGCAGGGCTGGGAAGTCAAATCCCTGCGCGCCGGCAAGGGCAATATCTCCGAAAGCTATGTGATCCTGAAAAACGGCGAGGCCTTCCTGGTCGGCGCCCAGATCCAGCCCCTGAGCGCCGCCTCCACCCATGTGGTGGCCGATCCCACCCGCACCCGCAAGCTGCTGCTCAACAAGCGCGAGCTGGAGCGCCTCTACGGCCAGGTGGAGCAAAAGGGCAAGACGGTGGTCGCCCTCAAGCTGTACTGGAGCCGGGCCTGGGTGAAGGCCTCCATCGGCATCGCCACCGGCAAGAAGTCCCACGACAAGCGTGCCGACATCAAGGACAGGGACTGGCAGCGGGAAAAAGCCCGGGTCATGAAGCGCGGCTGA
- a CDS encoding type II toxin-antitoxin system RatA family toxin: protein MPVIRRQADVPYSPAQMYALVNDVPSYPAFLPGCVATRVLNRSDKAMTATVEVAKGPIRKAFTTRNSLVADERIDMELVNGPFRYLRGCWHFLPKGGGCTVQLELDFAFSSPLVAMAFGGIFEQLTKAMVGAFSQRAREVYGD, encoded by the coding sequence ATGCCGGTGATCAGACGTCAGGCCGACGTACCTTATTCCCCAGCGCAGATGTATGCCCTGGTCAATGACGTGCCGTCTTATCCGGCCTTCCTGCCGGGCTGTGTGGCCACCCGGGTCTTGAACCGGAGCGACAAGGCCATGACCGCCACCGTCGAGGTGGCCAAGGGGCCCATCCGCAAGGCCTTTACCACCCGCAACAGCCTGGTGGCCGACGAGCGAATCGACATGGAGCTGGTCAACGGACCCTTCCGTTACCTCAGGGGCTGCTGGCACTTCCTGCCCAAGGGCGGCGGCTGCACGGTACAGCTGGAGCTGGATTTTGCCTTCAGCTCGCCGCTGGTGGCGATGGCCTTCGGCGGCATCTTCGAACAGCTCACCAAGGCCATGGTGGGCGCCTTCAGCCAAAGGGCCAGGGAGGTGTATGGTGACTGA
- a CDS encoding ABC transporter ATP-binding protein: MSAIIQVENLDKVYGSGFQALKGVNLTINKGELFALLGPNGAGKTTLISIICGIVNPSAGDVRVDGQHIIHDYKAARRRIGLVPQEISTDAFESVWATVNFSRGLFGKAPDPAYIERLLRDLSLWDKKDARIMTLSGGMKRRVMIAKALSHEPDILFLDEPTAGVDVELRKDMWAMVKGLQQRGVTIILTTHYIEEAEEMAERVGVINRGELILVEDKHQLMEKLGRKELRLTLQQPLAELPADLADYRLALSDDGLELAYQFDAQHEDTGIAELLRRLDRHGIDFKDLRSSQSSLEEIFVSLVKGSRA, encoded by the coding sequence GTGTCCGCCATCATCCAGGTCGAGAATCTCGACAAAGTCTACGGCTCCGGCTTCCAGGCCCTAAAGGGCGTCAACCTGACCATCAACAAGGGCGAGCTCTTCGCCCTGCTGGGTCCCAACGGCGCCGGCAAGACCACCCTGATCAGCATCATCTGCGGCATCGTCAACCCCAGCGCCGGCGACGTGCGGGTGGACGGCCAGCACATCATCCACGACTACAAGGCGGCCCGGCGCCGCATCGGCCTGGTGCCCCAGGAGATCAGCACCGACGCCTTCGAGTCGGTGTGGGCCACGGTCAATTTCAGCCGCGGCCTGTTCGGCAAGGCGCCGGATCCGGCCTACATAGAGCGGCTGCTCAGGGATCTGTCGCTCTGGGACAAGAAGGACGCCCGCATCATGACCCTGTCCGGGGGCATGAAGCGGCGGGTGATGATCGCCAAGGCGCTGTCCCACGAGCCGGACATCCTGTTCCTGGACGAGCCCACCGCCGGGGTCGACGTGGAGCTGCGCAAGGACATGTGGGCCATGGTCAAGGGCCTGCAACAGCGCGGGGTGACCATCATCCTCACCACCCACTACATCGAGGAGGCCGAGGAAATGGCCGAGCGGGTGGGGGTGATCAACAGGGGCGAGTTGATCCTGGTGGAAGACAAGCACCAGCTGATGGAAAAGCTGGGCCGCAAGGAGCTGCGCCTGACCCTGCAGCAGCCCCTGGCCGAGCTGCCGGCCGATCTGGCCGACTACCGGCTGGCCCTGTCCGACGACGGCCTGGAGCTGGCCTACCAGTTCGACGCCCAGCACGAGGATACCGGCATCGCCGAGCTGCTCAGGCGCCTGGACAGGCACGGCATCGACTTCAAGGATCTGCGCTCCAGCCAGAGCTCCCTGGAGGAGATCTTCGTCAGCCTGGTCAAGGGAAGCAGGGCATGA
- a CDS encoding putative selenate ABC transporter substrate-binding protein, whose translation MKKFVSLLTFCLAAFAAQAETFVFTAIPDQDERQLNERFGKVASYLSQELGVEVKYVPVKSYPAAVSAFRNDQVQLAWFGGLTGVQARQLVPGSQAIAQGVEDTAFKSYFIAHADTGLEAGDAFPKAMAGKSFTFGSKGSTSGRLMPEFYLRQQFGQAPEQIFSRVGFSGDHSRTIALVQSGAYQLGAVNYAVWDAELAAGKIDPSKVRVIWTTPSYPDYQWTIRGDVDARFGPGFTARVKQALLAMTAPELLAAFPRSGFIPASNHDYSPIQETAVAIGIMDPQQ comes from the coding sequence TTGAAAAAATTCGTCAGCCTGCTGACCTTCTGCCTGGCCGCCTTCGCCGCCCAGGCCGAGACCTTTGTGTTCACCGCCATCCCCGACCAGGACGAGCGCCAGCTCAACGAGCGCTTCGGCAAGGTCGCCTCCTACCTCAGCCAGGAGCTGGGCGTGGAGGTGAAATACGTGCCGGTGAAGAGCTACCCGGCCGCCGTCAGCGCCTTTCGCAACGACCAGGTGCAGCTGGCCTGGTTCGGCGGCCTGACCGGCGTCCAGGCCCGCCAGCTGGTGCCCGGCAGCCAAGCCATCGCCCAGGGCGTGGAAGACACCGCCTTCAAGAGCTACTTCATCGCCCATGCCGACACCGGTCTCGAGGCCGGCGACGCCTTCCCCAAGGCCATGGCCGGCAAGAGCTTCACCTTCGGCTCCAAGGGCTCCACCTCGGGCCGGCTGATGCCGGAATTCTACCTGCGCCAGCAGTTCGGCCAGGCCCCGGAGCAGATCTTTTCCCGGGTCGGCTTCTCCGGTGACCATTCCCGGACCATCGCCCTGGTCCAGTCCGGCGCCTACCAGCTCGGTGCCGTCAACTACGCGGTCTGGGACGCCGAGCTGGCCGCCGGCAAGATTGACCCCAGCAAGGTCAGGGTGATCTGGACCACCCCCAGCTACCCGGACTACCAGTGGACCATCCGCGGCGACGTGGACGCACGCTTCGGCCCGGGCTTCACCGCCAGGGTCAAGCAGGCACTGCTGGCCATGACAGCGCCCGAACTGCTGGCCGCCTTCCCCCGCAGCGGCTTCATTCCCGCCAGCAACCACGACTACAGCCCCATCCAGGAGACCGCCGTGGCCATCGGCATCATGGATCCCCAGCAATGA
- a CDS encoding ATP-binding cassette domain-containing protein, whose translation MTLEAGLFRLHRAELGYQGQAVLEDLTLELAAGEKVALLGQSGTGKSTLLRQLRQQRPEQVAWCPQQPGLVPMLSAFHNIYMGRLHRYPFWFNLANLIRPLAGPRAEIAALADELALGHRLWHRAERLSGGQQSRVSLGRALYQQRPVFLGDEPVSALDEQQADRLLALICQRHQTVVLALHDVELALRHCDRIIGLKQGRIALDGPSGDFSAQQLLTLYA comes from the coding sequence ATGACCCTGGAGGCCGGCCTCTTTCGCCTGCACCGGGCCGAGCTGGGTTACCAGGGCCAGGCCGTGCTTGAAGATCTGACCCTGGAGCTGGCCGCCGGTGAAAAGGTGGCCCTGCTGGGCCAGTCCGGCACCGGCAAGTCCACCCTGCTGCGCCAACTGCGCCAGCAGCGGCCGGAGCAGGTGGCCTGGTGCCCCCAGCAACCCGGCCTGGTACCCATGCTGTCGGCCTTCCACAACATCTACATGGGCCGGTTGCACCGCTATCCCTTCTGGTTCAACCTGGCCAACCTGATCCGCCCCCTGGCCGGCCCCAGGGCCGAGATCGCCGCCCTGGCCGACGAACTGGCCCTGGGCCACCGGCTCTGGCACAGGGCGGAGCGGCTCTCCGGCGGCCAGCAGAGCCGGGTCAGTCTGGGCCGGGCCCTGTACCAGCAGCGCCCGGTGTTCCTGGGCGACGAGCCGGTGTCGGCCCTGGACGAACAGCAGGCCGACCGGTTGCTGGCCCTCATCTGCCAACGCCACCAGACGGTAGTGCTGGCCCTGCACGATGTGGAGCTGGCGCTGCGCCACTGTGACCGCATCATCGGCCTCAAGCAGGGACGGATCGCCCTGGACGGCCCCAGCGGCGACTTCAGCGCCCAGCAGTTGCTGACCCTCTACGCCTGA
- a CDS encoding transglutaminase-like cysteine peptidase — MFAVERGHCLAGQLLLWTLLLAPPVLEWLDAEPLEPATAGALSGQGRHWHQLLSRYRHLDERQLLAAVNNAINGFAYYEDWQNWSRWDHWATPLEFLEAGGGDCEDFSIAKYFALRALGIPVERLRLLYVKVSGAGRAHMVLAYYQQPDAVPLLLDNLTDAIVPADQRPDLLPVYTFNSRGYWLADRRGRGIRVGNSARLSRWAELQRRYRRQQRL; from the coding sequence GTGTTTGCTGTCGAGAGGGGGCACTGTCTTGCCGGCCAGCTGCTGCTCTGGACGCTGCTGCTGGCCCCGCCCGTGCTGGAATGGCTCGATGCCGAACCCCTCGAGCCCGCCACCGCAGGCGCCCTGTCCGGCCAGGGCCGTCACTGGCACCAGCTGCTGAGCCGCTACCGGCACCTGGACGAACGCCAGCTGCTCGCCGCCGTCAACAATGCCATCAACGGCTTTGCCTATTACGAGGACTGGCAGAACTGGAGCCGCTGGGATCACTGGGCCACGCCCCTGGAATTCCTGGAGGCCGGCGGTGGCGATTGCGAGGATTTCAGCATCGCCAAGTATTTTGCCCTGCGCGCCCTGGGCATTCCCGTCGAGCGGCTGCGCCTGCTCTACGTCAAGGTCAGCGGCGCCGGCCGCGCCCATATGGTGCTGGCCTACTACCAGCAGCCGGATGCCGTGCCGCTGCTGCTGGACAACCTCACCGACGCCATAGTCCCCGCCGACCAGAGGCCGGATCTGCTGCCCGTGTACACCTTCAACAGCCGGGGCTACTGGCTGGCCGACCGCCGCGGCCGGGGTATCAGGGTCGGCAACAGCGCCCGGCTCAGCCGCTGGGCGGAGCTGCAGCGCCGCTACCGCCGCCAGCAACGGCTCTGA